In Prescottella soli, a genomic segment contains:
- the argH gene encoding argininosuccinate lyase — translation MTAHGTNEGALWGGRFESGPAAAMAALSKSTHFDWVLAPYDVRASQAHAKVLHKAGLLSEADLATMLDGLTRLAADVASGAFGPAESDEDVHGALERGLIERVGPEVGGRLRAGRSRNDQVATLFRMWLRDAVRRVADGVLDVVEALATQAAAHPEAVMPGKTHLQAAQPVLLAHHLLAHTHPLLRDVERLRDFDKRAAVSPYGSGALAGSSLGLDPDAIAAELNFDAAAENSIDATSSRDFAAEAAFVFAMIAVDLSRMAEEVIIWSTPEFGYITLADAWSTGSSIMPQKKNPDVSELTRGKAGRLIGNVTGLLATLKAQPLAYNRDLQEDKEPVFDSVAQLELLLPAITGLVSTLEFHTDRMEELAPAGFTLATDIAEWMVRQGVPFRVAHEAAGACVRVAEARGVGLDELTDEELAGVDPALTPAVREVLTVHGSIASRSARGGTAGIRVAEQLGGVRRSANSLREWTCA, via the coding sequence ATGACTGCCCACGGCACCAACGAGGGCGCCCTGTGGGGCGGCCGGTTCGAGTCCGGACCGGCCGCCGCCATGGCGGCCCTGAGTAAGTCGACGCACTTCGACTGGGTTCTGGCCCCGTACGACGTGCGGGCGTCGCAGGCACACGCGAAGGTCCTGCACAAGGCCGGCCTCCTCAGCGAGGCCGACCTGGCGACCATGCTCGACGGCCTCACCAGGCTCGCTGCGGACGTCGCCTCCGGCGCGTTTGGGCCGGCGGAGTCCGACGAGGACGTCCACGGCGCGCTCGAGCGCGGTCTGATCGAGCGGGTCGGCCCCGAGGTCGGTGGCCGGCTGCGTGCGGGCCGCTCCCGTAACGACCAGGTGGCCACGCTGTTCCGGATGTGGCTGCGCGACGCGGTCCGCCGGGTCGCGGACGGCGTCCTCGACGTCGTCGAGGCACTCGCGACGCAGGCAGCTGCACACCCCGAGGCCGTGATGCCGGGCAAGACGCACCTGCAGGCCGCGCAGCCGGTGCTGCTGGCGCACCACCTGCTCGCGCACACGCATCCGCTGCTGCGCGACGTCGAGCGCCTGCGGGACTTCGACAAGCGGGCCGCAGTGTCCCCGTACGGATCCGGGGCGCTGGCCGGGTCGTCGCTGGGGCTCGATCCCGACGCGATCGCCGCCGAGTTGAACTTCGACGCGGCCGCGGAGAACTCGATCGACGCGACATCGTCGCGCGACTTCGCCGCCGAGGCGGCGTTCGTGTTCGCGATGATCGCGGTGGACCTGTCCCGGATGGCCGAAGAGGTCATCATCTGGAGCACACCGGAATTCGGGTACATCACGCTCGCCGACGCGTGGTCGACCGGGTCGTCGATCATGCCGCAGAAGAAGAACCCGGACGTCTCGGAGCTGACCCGCGGCAAGGCCGGGCGTCTGATCGGCAACGTCACCGGACTGCTGGCGACGCTCAAGGCGCAGCCGCTCGCGTACAACCGCGACCTGCAGGAGGACAAGGAGCCGGTGTTCGATTCGGTGGCGCAGCTCGAGCTGCTGCTGCCGGCCATCACCGGCCTGGTCTCCACGCTGGAGTTCCATACGGATCGTATGGAGGAGCTGGCTCCGGCGGGCTTCACGCTCGCCACCGACATCGCGGAGTGGATGGTGCGTCAGGGCGTTCCGTTCCGGGTGGCGCACGAGGCCGCGGGCGCGTGCGTTCGCGTCGCGGAGGCGCGTGGCGTCGGGCTCGACGAGCTCACCGACGAGGAGCTGGCCGGTGTGGATCCGGCGCTGACTCCCGCGGTGCGGGAGGTCCTGACGGTCCACGGGTCGATCGCGTCGCGCAGTGCGCGCGGCGGCACGGCCGGGATCCGCGTCGCGGAACAGCTCGGCGGTGTGCGTCGGTCGGCGAACTCGTTGCGCGAGTGGACCTGCGCGTAA